The Triticum aestivum cultivar Chinese Spring chromosome 7B, IWGSC CS RefSeq v2.1, whole genome shotgun sequence genome window below encodes:
- the LOC123161248 gene encoding histone H2A, whose protein sequence is MDASATGAGAKAKKGAAGRKAGGPRKKSVTRSVKAGLQFPVGRIGRYLKNGRYAKRVGTGAPVYLAAVLEYLAAELLELAGNAAKDNKKSRIVPRHLLLAVRNDQELGRLLAGVTIAHGGVLPNINPVLLPKRTAEKEPKEGKSPKKTAKSPKKADKKA, encoded by the coding sequence ATGGACGCCTCAGCCACCGGAGCCGGAGCGAAGGCGAAGAAGGGCGCGGCGGGGCGCAAGGCTGGCGGCCCCAGGAAGAAGTCGGTGACGCGGTCCGTCAAGGCCGGGCTCCAGTTCCCCGTCGGCCGCATCGGGCGCTACCTCAAGAATGGCCGGTACGCGAAGCGCGTAGGCACGGGCGCCCCCGTCTACCTCGCCGCCGTCCTCGAGTACCTGGCCGCCGAGCTGCTGGAGCTCGCCGGGAACGCCGCCAAGGACAACAAGAAGTCCCGCATCGTGCCCAGGCACCTGCTGCTGGCCGTGAGGAACGACCAGGAGCTCGGGAGGCTGCTGGCCGGCGTGACCATCGCGCACGGCGGCGTTCTGCCCAACATCAACCCGGTGCTGCTGCCCAAGAGGACGGCGGAGAAGGAGCCCAAGGAGGGCAAGTCGCCCAAGAAGACCGCCAAGTCCCCCAAGAAGGCCGACAAGAAGGCTTAG